A region from the Sphingopyxis lindanitolerans genome encodes:
- a CDS encoding NifU family protein, with protein MLIETESTPNPATLKFLPGRAVMEAGTRDFTSPEEAEASPLATALFALGDVTGVFFGRDFVSVTIAPGAEWSDAKPDVLGIVMDHFLADMPLFHPASAGGISVPGEDEGGFADDPADADIIEQIRGLIETRVRPAVANDGGDILYRGFDKGNVYLKMQGACSGCPSSTATLKNGIESLLKHYVPEVTAVHAV; from the coding sequence ATGCTGATCGAAACCGAATCGACGCCCAATCCCGCGACGCTCAAATTCCTGCCCGGCCGGGCGGTGATGGAGGCGGGAACCCGTGACTTCACCAGTCCAGAGGAGGCCGAGGCCTCGCCGCTCGCGACCGCGCTGTTTGCCCTGGGCGACGTCACCGGCGTCTTCTTCGGCCGCGACTTCGTGTCGGTGACGATCGCGCCGGGCGCCGAATGGAGCGATGCGAAGCCCGATGTCCTCGGCATCGTGATGGATCATTTCCTGGCCGACATGCCGCTCTTCCACCCCGCGAGCGCCGGGGGCATTTCGGTTCCGGGCGAGGATGAGGGCGGCTTTGCCGACGATCCCGCCGACGCCGACATCATCGAACAGATCAGGGGACTCATCGAAACGCGCGTCCGCCCCGCGGTCGCCAATGATGGCGGCGACATCCTCTATCGCGGCTTCGACAAGGGCAATGTCTATCTCAAGATGCAGGGCGCCTGCTCGGGCTGCCCGTCGTCGACCGCGACGCTCAAAAATGGGATCGAATCGCTCTTGAAACATTATGTTCCCGAGGTAACGGCAGTCCACGCCGTCTGA
- a CDS encoding aromatic ring-hydroxylating oxygenase subunit alpha — protein sequence MFSKVWLLVCPIADVAKPGDAFPIMIGKEPVVVVHGDDGQIRAFYNVCQHRGRQIVTERRNIRSLYCWFHGFEWNLDGSLRNIPDKESFQGYTDEKDVALPPIRCAVWQKLVWINLDPGAESLEDFLGEAGRQLAQYGLDTYNFVGEQIIEWDCNWKIAADAFQEGYHGPVTHPQLQFYLEDAEDMPIDLYGLHSRGLYQMGAPCSRLPEEQRRTAQPGLKAMAAAAGVDADEYEGRLDEMRLAMQRGMRAKLTEHGYDVASLADDQMTDDFHYFIFPNITINTFAERFSIFRYMPHPDDPARSTFWVQQFERPAEQGTKVPRPQTIHGRGLEYKFENEVYNQDARNVPWLQKGVNSKGFKGMLFNRQERRLRHFYDSLDRYLSAEEDA from the coding sequence ATGTTTTCGAAGGTCTGGCTGCTCGTCTGTCCAATCGCTGACGTCGCCAAGCCGGGCGATGCCTTTCCGATCATGATCGGGAAAGAGCCGGTCGTGGTTGTGCATGGCGACGACGGTCAGATTCGCGCCTTCTATAATGTCTGCCAGCATCGCGGGCGCCAGATTGTCACCGAACGGCGCAACATCCGCTCGCTCTATTGCTGGTTCCACGGTTTCGAGTGGAATCTCGATGGGTCGCTCCGCAACATTCCCGACAAGGAGAGTTTCCAAGGCTATACGGACGAAAAGGACGTCGCGCTGCCGCCGATCCGCTGCGCAGTGTGGCAGAAGCTGGTGTGGATCAACCTCGACCCCGGCGCTGAAAGCCTAGAAGACTTCCTGGGCGAGGCGGGCCGTCAACTCGCCCAATACGGCCTCGATACCTATAATTTCGTCGGCGAGCAGATTATCGAGTGGGACTGCAACTGGAAGATTGCGGCCGACGCTTTTCAGGAGGGCTATCATGGCCCGGTCACCCACCCGCAACTGCAATTCTATCTTGAAGATGCGGAGGACATGCCGATCGATCTTTACGGCCTCCACAGCCGCGGCCTCTATCAGATGGGCGCGCCCTGTTCGCGCTTGCCCGAAGAGCAGCGGCGCACGGCGCAGCCTGGGCTGAAAGCCATGGCCGCCGCCGCTGGGGTCGATGCCGATGAATATGAAGGCCGACTCGACGAGATGCGCCTTGCGATGCAGCGTGGGATGCGCGCCAAACTCACCGAGCACGGCTATGACGTGGCGTCACTTGCCGACGACCAGATGACCGACGACTTTCATTATTTCATCTTCCCGAACATCACGATCAACACATTTGCGGAACGATTTTCCATCTTTCGCTATATGCCGCATCCGGACGATCCCGCGCGTTCGACCTTCTGGGTCCAGCAATTCGAACGTCCGGCGGAGCAGGGGACGAAGGTGCCGCGGCCGCAAACGATCCATGGACGTGGGCTCGAGTATAAGTTCGAAAACGAGGTCTACAACCAGGATGCACGCAATGTGCCCTGGCTGCAGAAGGGCGTGAACTCCAAGGGTTTCAAGGGAATGCTCTTCAACCGGCAGGAGCGCCGCCTTCGCCATTTCTATGACAGCCTGGATCGCTATCTATCGGCCGAGGAGGACGCGTGA
- a CDS encoding sulfatase-like hydrolase/transferase, producing MGALAAAGLALPAYAKNGKKLNVLMIVTDQEQGMASYPKGLLEKLPAHREMLERGLLVENYHVHTTPCTPSRSTIFQGHHTQQTGLFLNSDNAPYPVAAEDMPTLGHMMQAAGYYTSYKGKWHLSRINNERNWTRIPGGIYPTTENAMEKYGFHDYGFDGEEVGLTWDGYKADMAVAGDAARSILDYARRDKAGGKPWFQVVGLVNPHDIMFYDATGKQAESRPDPNALGPLRREPGDPLYEVDNKFDLPESFYKDDLSTKPEAHSAIVRLNDLFYGTMRHDDEESWHRFINYYYNCLRDVDRRLGQLLWALKESGQINNTIIIYTSDHGERAGAHGMRQKGATMYREEVNIPMIIAHPDFAGGRTTKGLMGAIDLAPTLMSLAGLSADEQVGRFPGLPGLDVSGLLTSPTAQTERDRQGHLFNYAVVHYWEPTKDRTAVLASGEPDYSKRFDLTKRRLHRGVHDGRYKFARYFAPAHHNTPTDWKTLIAMNDLELYDTYADPGEIVNLASDPKHKSDVLRLNKMANALIKREVGIDDGREYPGSTEMYNQPV from the coding sequence ATGGGTGCACTGGCAGCCGCTGGGCTCGCGCTTCCAGCCTATGCGAAGAACGGCAAGAAGCTCAATGTCCTGATGATCGTCACCGATCAGGAACAAGGCATGGCGAGCTATCCCAAAGGGCTGCTCGAAAAACTGCCCGCGCACCGCGAGATGCTCGAACGCGGACTGTTGGTCGAAAACTACCATGTTCACACCACCCCCTGCACCCCGTCGCGCTCGACGATCTTTCAGGGTCACCATACCCAGCAGACGGGGTTGTTCCTCAACAGCGACAACGCCCCATATCCCGTCGCGGCGGAGGATATGCCGACGCTCGGCCACATGATGCAGGCCGCGGGCTATTACACGAGCTACAAGGGCAAGTGGCACCTCAGCCGCATCAACAACGAGCGCAACTGGACGCGCATTCCCGGCGGCATCTATCCGACCACCGAAAATGCGATGGAGAAATACGGCTTCCACGATTACGGCTTCGACGGCGAGGAAGTCGGTCTGACGTGGGATGGCTACAAGGCCGACATGGCCGTCGCCGGCGACGCAGCGCGTTCGATCCTCGACTATGCGCGGCGTGACAAGGCGGGCGGCAAGCCGTGGTTCCAGGTCGTCGGGCTCGTCAATCCGCACGACATCATGTTCTATGACGCGACGGGCAAGCAGGCCGAAAGCCGACCCGATCCCAATGCGCTCGGCCCGTTGCGCCGCGAGCCCGGCGATCCGCTCTACGAGGTCGATAACAAGTTCGACCTGCCCGAAAGCTTCTATAAGGATGATCTTTCGACCAAGCCCGAGGCCCACAGTGCGATCGTGCGGCTCAACGACCTCTTCTACGGCACCATGCGCCACGACGACGAGGAAAGCTGGCACCGCTTCATCAACTATTATTACAATTGCCTCCGCGACGTCGATCGGCGGCTCGGGCAGTTGCTCTGGGCACTCAAGGAAAGCGGTCAGATCAACAATACGATCATCATCTACACCAGCGATCATGGCGAGCGCGCGGGCGCGCACGGGATGCGTCAGAAGGGCGCGACCATGTACCGTGAAGAGGTCAATATCCCGATGATCATCGCCCATCCCGATTTCGCCGGCGGCCGCACGACCAAGGGACTGATGGGAGCGATCGACCTTGCGCCGACGCTGATGAGCCTCGCCGGCCTCTCCGCCGACGAGCAGGTGGGCCGTTTCCCCGGTCTGCCGGGGCTCGACGTGTCGGGCCTGCTGACCTCGCCGACAGCGCAAACCGAGCGCGACCGGCAGGGGCATCTCTTCAACTATGCCGTCGTTCATTACTGGGAACCCACCAAGGACCGCACGGCGGTGCTCGCGTCAGGTGAACCGGACTATTCGAAGCGCTTCGACCTCACGAAGCGGCGCCTCCACCGCGGCGTCCACGACGGGCGCTACAAGTTCGCACGCTATTTCGCGCCGGCGCACCATAACACGCCGACCGACTGGAAGACGCTGATCGCGATGAACGACCTTGAACTCTACGACACCTACGCCGACCCAGGCGAGATCGTCAACCTCGCGAGCGATCCAAAGCACAAGAGCGATGTGCTGCGGCTCAACAAGATGGCGAACGCGCTCATCAAACGCGAGGTGGGTATCGACGACGGCCGCGAATATCCGGGATCGACCGAGATGTATAACCAGCCGGTTTAA
- a CDS encoding TonB-dependent receptor has product MLSTAAIALAATPAQAQSAAPAAPGDDSTAAAPPIDDGYAGDIVVTAQRRSESVQDVPIAISAFNSEMVEASGSTNITSLNGLAPNVVLQTQGLVANVPMISIRGMSTADPDPNADPKVSTIIDGVYIPFVSSTMLDLFDVERIEVLKGPQGVLFGKNNLAGTINVITARPTDDFGGEVRLTAGSFGLKQFRGKINTGRFAGDALAAKVSVNFRDYDGYSRNVITGNRLNGANVKSVRGALNFDQGGAFDSTVVVDWLKQKTTGPAPHVLDNGDPNWDLLPDAVKTDVRKAAVPFDPYANTESYGGSWTSNLDVGYGTVTAVLGYRHLDYVTRGDFDGLITPAPQLDVTRDFSGNSKSAELRYVSPADEPVDFVVGAYYQTDKWRQFNTVLANPTTTTLAQLHQDTESYALFALVNAHPTDSLTLSIGGRYSHDRKKYDIASQVLVNNVQRSSFQSSLEASWAEFTPRLTVEYKIGPSAMLYANYSQGYKAGGYNSRGTIPENVGPYDPERVNAFEVGAKTDLFDRLLRFNVAGFVNNYRDLQSSVTKMGSVRPENITTNVAAAKIYGFEIETLLRPSHNFTLGANIAYLHARYTDFCADTDGVFTNGAPEPGQCGPAVPILINGVPNGSFAVPTDSSGLELANAPKWSGSVSADYVIPMSFGEIKLHSDARYSSRFNTWGRDNDPGYYRNEVVLLNASIAVAGEDDKWKVTLYGSNLTDQEVISGAISAGATPIQQFYQPPREFGVDVAFKF; this is encoded by the coding sequence ATGCTTTCGACCGCTGCGATCGCCCTGGCGGCGACCCCGGCCCAGGCCCAGTCGGCCGCCCCCGCCGCGCCGGGCGACGACAGCACCGCGGCAGCTCCGCCTATCGACGACGGCTATGCCGGCGACATCGTCGTCACTGCGCAGCGCCGTTCCGAAAGCGTGCAGGACGTGCCGATCGCGATCTCCGCTTTCAACAGCGAGATGGTCGAGGCGAGCGGCAGCACCAACATCACCAGCCTCAACGGCCTCGCGCCCAATGTCGTGCTGCAGACGCAGGGCCTGGTCGCCAACGTTCCGATGATTTCGATTCGCGGCATGAGCACCGCCGACCCCGATCCCAATGCCGACCCGAAGGTCAGCACGATCATCGACGGGGTCTATATCCCCTTCGTGTCGAGCACGATGCTCGACCTGTTCGACGTCGAGCGGATCGAGGTGCTGAAGGGTCCGCAGGGCGTGCTGTTCGGCAAGAACAACCTTGCCGGCACGATCAACGTCATCACCGCGCGCCCGACCGACGATTTCGGCGGCGAAGTGCGGCTGACCGCGGGCTCGTTCGGGCTCAAGCAATTCCGCGGCAAGATCAACACCGGCCGCTTCGCGGGCGACGCGCTTGCCGCCAAGGTCTCGGTCAATTTTCGCGACTATGACGGCTACAGTCGCAACGTCATTACGGGAAATCGCCTCAATGGCGCCAACGTCAAATCGGTGCGCGGCGCGCTCAATTTCGACCAGGGTGGCGCGTTCGATTCGACCGTCGTCGTCGACTGGCTGAAGCAGAAGACGACCGGCCCCGCGCCGCATGTCCTCGACAATGGCGACCCCAATTGGGACCTGCTGCCCGACGCGGTGAAGACCGACGTCCGCAAGGCGGCGGTGCCCTTCGACCCCTATGCCAATACCGAAAGCTATGGCGGATCGTGGACCTCGAACCTCGACGTCGGTTACGGCACGGTCACCGCGGTGCTCGGTTATCGCCATCTCGACTATGTGACGCGCGGCGATTTCGACGGGCTGATCACCCCCGCGCCCCAACTCGACGTGACCCGCGACTTCTCTGGCAATTCGAAGAGCGCCGAGCTGCGCTATGTCTCGCCCGCCGACGAGCCGGTCGATTTCGTCGTCGGCGCCTATTATCAGACCGACAAGTGGCGCCAGTTCAACACGGTGCTCGCCAATCCGACCACGACGACGCTGGCGCAGCTTCATCAGGATACCGAAAGCTATGCGCTGTTCGCGCTGGTCAACGCGCACCCGACCGACAGTCTGACGCTGTCGATCGGGGGTCGCTACAGCCATGACCGCAAGAAATACGACATCGCCTCGCAGGTGCTGGTGAACAATGTCCAGCGATCGTCGTTCCAGAGCAGCCTCGAGGCGAGCTGGGCCGAGTTCACCCCGCGCCTGACGGTCGAATACAAGATCGGCCCTTCGGCAATGCTCTACGCCAATTATTCGCAAGGGTACAAAGCGGGGGGTTACAACTCGCGCGGGACGATCCCCGAAAATGTCGGGCCCTATGATCCCGAGCGCGTCAACGCGTTCGAGGTCGGCGCAAAGACCGACCTGTTCGACCGCCTGCTCCGCTTCAACGTCGCGGGCTTCGTCAACAATTACCGCGACCTGCAAAGCTCGGTGACGAAGATGGGTTCGGTGCGGCCGGAAAATATCACGACCAACGTCGCCGCCGCGAAAATCTATGGCTTCGAGATCGAAACCTTGCTGCGTCCGTCGCATAATTTCACGCTCGGCGCGAACATCGCCTATCTGCACGCGCGCTATACCGACTTTTGCGCCGACACCGACGGCGTGTTCACCAATGGCGCGCCCGAGCCCGGCCAGTGCGGCCCCGCGGTGCCGATCCTGATCAACGGCGTCCCGAACGGCAGCTTTGCGGTTCCCACCGATTCGAGCGGACTCGAACTCGCCAACGCGCCGAAATGGAGCGGCAGCGTCTCGGCCGACTATGTGATCCCGATGTCGTTTGGCGAGATCAAGCTGCACAGCGACGCGCGCTATTCGAGCCGCTTCAACACCTGGGGCCGCGACAACGACCCCGGCTATTACCGCAATGAGGTCGTGCTGCTCAACGCCAGCATCGCGGTCGCGGGCGAGGACGACAAGTGGAAGGTCACGCTTTACGGATCGAACCTGACCGATCAGGAAGTGATTTCGGGCGCGATCTCGGCCGGCGCGACGCCGATCCAGCAATTCTACCAGCCTCCGCGCGAGTTCGGGGTCGATGTGGCGTTCAAATTCTGA
- a CDS encoding Fur family transcriptional regulator: protein MSGTIDLEALCHEKGLRITEQRRIIARVISDSEDHPDVETLYERASKVDSGISIATVYRTVRLFEEAGILDRHDFGDGRSRYEAAPEAHHDHLIDVETGRVIEFVDPELEALQKVIAERLGFRLVDHRMELYGVRLDRKD, encoded by the coding sequence ATGTCCGGTACCATCGACCTTGAAGCATTGTGCCACGAAAAGGGGCTGCGGATCACCGAGCAGCGCCGAATCATCGCCCGCGTCATCTCCGATTCCGAAGATCATCCCGATGTCGAAACGCTGTACGAACGTGCATCGAAGGTCGATAGCGGCATTTCGATCGCCACCGTATACCGTACCGTCCGCCTGTTCGAAGAGGCGGGGATTCTCGATCGTCACGACTTCGGCGACGGCCGTTCGCGCTATGAAGCCGCGCCCGAGGCACACCACGACCATCTGATCGACGTCGAGACGGGAAGGGTGATCGAATTCGTCGATCCCGAACTCGAGGCATTGCAAAAAGTCATCGCCGAACGGCTGGGCTTCCGCCTCGTCGATCATCGCATGGAGCTTTATGGCGTCCGGCTCGACCGCAAGGATTGA
- a CDS encoding malonic semialdehyde reductase: MSEPLSDSALDQLFRAARTYNGYTDRPVSENQLRAIWDLVKYGPTSANSLPARIVWCVSDDAKAKLAAFALPANAEKILQAPVTAIIAMDHEFYEHLPEFFPHTDARSWFVGNEALAQTTAFRNSSLQGAYFLMAARALGLDTGPMSGFDNAAVDAAFFADTPQVKSNFISTLGYGDAATIFERSPRPDFERFNRIA; encoded by the coding sequence ATGAGCGAGCCGCTTTCCGATAGCGCTCTCGATCAGTTGTTCCGCGCCGCGCGCACCTATAACGGCTATACCGACCGGCCGGTGTCGGAGAATCAGCTGCGCGCGATCTGGGACCTGGTGAAATATGGCCCGACGAGCGCGAACAGCCTGCCGGCGCGGATCGTCTGGTGCGTGTCGGACGATGCGAAAGCCAAGCTCGCGGCCTTCGCGCTTCCCGCCAACGCCGAAAAAATCTTGCAGGCGCCGGTCACCGCGATCATCGCGATGGACCATGAATTCTATGAACATCTGCCCGAATTTTTCCCGCACACCGACGCGCGCAGCTGGTTCGTCGGCAACGAGGCGCTGGCGCAGACGACCGCGTTCCGCAATTCGAGCCTGCAGGGCGCCTATTTCCTCATGGCGGCGCGCGCGCTCGGACTCGACACCGGGCCGATGTCGGGTTTCGACAACGCCGCGGTCGATGCCGCCTTTTTCGCCGATACGCCTCAGGTGAAGAGCAATTTCATCTCGACGCTCGGCTATGGCGATGCCGCGACCATTTTCGAGCGCAGCCCGCGCCCCGATTTCGAGCGTTTCAACCGCATTGCCTGA
- a CDS encoding GNAT family N-acetyltransferase, whose protein sequence is MKGPVRLATARVGDLSAAMRVMEAAFDPAYGEAWSTAQLLTLFALPSARICLAWDGDAMCGFSAARMAGPESELLLLAVDPVWRGRGVGRRLIDDWLAWAKAEGAEEYFLEMRADNDAVHLYERAGFSECGRRPAYYRGGDGVVRDAITMRRR, encoded by the coding sequence ATGAAGGGGCCAGTGCGCCTCGCCACCGCGCGGGTCGGCGACCTGTCGGCGGCGATGCGCGTGATGGAGGCGGCTTTCGACCCCGCCTATGGCGAAGCGTGGAGCACGGCGCAGCTCCTGACCCTGTTCGCGCTTCCCTCGGCGCGCATCTGCCTCGCCTGGGACGGCGACGCGATGTGCGGCTTTTCGGCGGCGCGCATGGCCGGCCCCGAAAGCGAACTGCTTCTCCTTGCCGTCGATCCCGTGTGGCGGGGTCGCGGGGTCGGTCGGAGGCTGATCGACGACTGGCTGGCCTGGGCGAAGGCCGAAGGCGCCGAGGAGTATTTCCTCGAAATGCGCGCCGACAATGACGCCGTTCATCTTTACGAGCGAGCGGGCTTTTCGGAATGCGGGCGCCGCCCTGCTTATTATCGCGGCGGCGACGGGGTGGTCCGCGATGCGATAACCATGCGCCGTCGTTAG
- the gloA gene encoding lactoylglutathione lyase, which yields MTRPAGTAGFALNQTMLRVRDPEASLHFYRDLLGMTLLQKLDFEEMQFSLYFLAYLDEGEVLPLDPAERARFIFDRETTLELTHNWGTEKEETSPYHNGNSDPRGFGHIGISVPDVEAACDRFEKLGAAFVKRPDDGKMKGIAFIADPDGYWIEILSSARMSGFLT from the coding sequence ATGACACGACCAGCCGGAACCGCCGGATTCGCCCTCAATCAGACGATGCTGCGCGTTCGCGATCCCGAAGCGTCACTGCATTTCTACCGCGACCTTCTCGGCATGACGCTGCTCCAGAAGCTTGATTTCGAGGAGATGCAATTCTCGCTCTATTTCCTTGCCTATCTGGACGAGGGCGAAGTCCTGCCGCTCGATCCCGCCGAGCGGGCGCGCTTTATCTTCGATCGCGAAACGACGCTCGAATTGACGCACAATTGGGGCACCGAAAAGGAGGAAACCTCGCCCTATCACAATGGCAACAGCGATCCGCGCGGCTTTGGCCACATCGGCATCAGCGTTCCCGACGTCGAGGCGGCGTGCGATCGTTTCGAAAAACTGGGTGCGGCCTTCGTCAAGCGCCCGGACGACGGGAAGATGAAAGGCATCGCCTTCATCGCCGACCCCGACGGCTATTGGATAGAGATCCTGTCGTCGGCGCGTATGTCAGGCTTTCTCACCTGA
- a CDS encoding FadR/GntR family transcriptional regulator, translating to MHLARDIAQEIYDSGMKPGDRYRSEAEALALHGVSRGALREALRFLQIQGVIKIKSGPGGGTYVGKPNWEELASTLALVLQFSGATIESLMIARSALEPGLVALAARHATADDCDLMARAIEDMGVAIGDYPAYYRAYSRFWNAVADATRNPLLEMLAPALRRLTRSGGMVPDEPYRVRALKHARSVFDAIRDRDAEGARRAMAELVEGYLHDMRALFSNEIVRTVSFADFDPELDPR from the coding sequence TTGCACCTGGCCCGCGACATCGCCCAGGAAATCTACGACAGCGGCATGAAGCCCGGTGATCGCTATCGTTCCGAGGCTGAGGCGCTTGCACTCCATGGCGTGTCGCGCGGCGCGTTGCGCGAAGCGCTTCGCTTCCTGCAGATCCAGGGTGTCATCAAGATCAAGTCTGGGCCCGGTGGCGGCACTTATGTCGGCAAGCCGAATTGGGAAGAACTCGCCTCGACGCTGGCCCTCGTCCTGCAGTTCTCGGGCGCCACTATCGAGTCGCTGATGATTGCGCGGTCGGCGCTGGAACCCGGCTTGGTCGCGCTGGCGGCGCGCCACGCGACCGCCGACGATTGCGACCTGATGGCACGCGCGATCGAGGATATGGGTGTGGCCATCGGCGATTACCCCGCCTATTACCGCGCCTATTCGCGTTTCTGGAATGCCGTCGCCGACGCCACCCGCAACCCGCTTCTCGAGATGCTCGCGCCCGCGCTTCGCCGCCTCACGCGATCGGGCGGCATGGTGCCCGACGAACCCTATCGCGTTCGCGCTCTAAAGCATGCGCGCTCGGTGTTCGACGCGATACGGGACCGCGATGCCGAGGGCGCGCGCCGCGCAATGGCCGAACTGGTCGAGGGATATCTGCACGATATGCGTGCCCTTTTTTCCAACGAAATCGTGCGCACGGTCTCCTTCGCGGACTTCGATCCCGAACTCGACCCGCGATAG
- a CDS encoding 2Fe-2S iron-sulfur cluster-binding protein, with product MTRVLFVAPDGSEREAMAEDGHSLMETALRHGIDAISADCGGGCSCATCHVLVDPVWVDRLAPMNETESLMLEFVEDRQDNSRLSCQIELHPLLEGLRVILPSGGG from the coding sequence GTGACCCGCGTCCTCTTTGTCGCTCCCGATGGAAGCGAGCGTGAGGCCATGGCGGAGGATGGCCATTCGCTGATGGAAACGGCACTGCGGCACGGAATCGACGCGATCAGCGCCGACTGTGGTGGAGGCTGCTCTTGCGCCACCTGCCATGTGTTGGTCGACCCCGTCTGGGTCGACCGGTTGGCTCCGATGAACGAAACCGAATCGCTGATGCTGGAATTCGTCGAAGATCGGCAGGACAACAGCAGGTTGTCGTGCCAGATAGAGTTGCATCCCTTGCTGGAAGGACTGCGCGTGATCCTGCCTTCCGGGGGCGGATAA
- a CDS encoding SDR family NAD(P)-dependent oxidoreductase, translating to MKTAAITGAASGIGRQIAIALAAQGAWRLVLLDIDADGLAETGRLACAVETRQIRIDLTDADAIAAAFAAIGASEEPIDLLFNCAGIPAGTPPWPDTRASRIKAILDLNLAGTILSVQVALPLMRKPGGSIVNIASISGLNPYLSGAVYAASKAGVIMFTRCCADLAATQGVRVNALCPGIVDTPFLQKTGIGGDKADWLEERLRERSVLSASEVADAAIALALRSDAAGLYEELVAPNPAS from the coding sequence ATGAAAACAGCCGCGATCACCGGTGCCGCGTCGGGCATCGGTCGCCAGATTGCCATCGCGCTAGCCGCGCAAGGGGCTTGGCGCCTGGTCCTGCTGGATATCGACGCCGACGGTCTCGCCGAAACCGGGCGTTTGGCGTGCGCCGTGGAGACCCGGCAAATCCGGATCGACCTCACCGACGCCGACGCCATCGCGGCCGCTTTCGCCGCCATCGGCGCCAGCGAGGAACCCATCGACCTCCTGTTCAATTGCGCCGGGATTCCGGCCGGCACGCCGCCCTGGCCCGACACGCGGGCGAGCAGGATCAAGGCGATTCTCGACCTCAATCTCGCGGGCACCATCCTCAGCGTCCAGGTCGCGCTGCCCTTGATGCGCAAGCCGGGCGGATCGATCGTCAACATCGCGTCGATCAGTGGCCTCAATCCCTATCTCTCCGGCGCCGTCTATGCCGCAAGCAAAGCCGGGGTCATCATGTTCACACGCTGCTGCGCCGATCTCGCCGCGACACAGGGCGTGCGTGTCAACGCCCTGTGTCCGGGCATCGTCGACACGCCCTTCCTCCAGAAAACCGGCATTGGTGGCGACAAGGCTGACTGGCTCGAGGAACGCCTTCGCGAGCGATCGGTGCTGAGCGCCAGCGAGGTGGCCGACGCGGCAATCGCTCTTGCGCTGCGCAGCGATGCGGCCGGCCTGTACGAAGAGTTGGTTGCGCCCAATCCGGCTTCATGA
- the tsaB gene encoding tRNA (adenosine(37)-N6)-threonylcarbamoyltransferase complex dimerization subunit type 1 TsaB: MPEERTLVIDCASEACSAALVEGRRIVDFRHEVIGRGHVERLVPLIAELADSGRAASIAVGCGPGSFAGVRIGVAAARALALGWGVPVQGFSTLALVAAGAASAIAEARGALIVMEGGHGQWFVQPFAADLTPRADLRSLLPDEAIRAADELVIGSRAEAFVTRRGTGRALAVLPDARAFPSLPAPALFTNPSPIYGRAPDAKPMAAA; this comes from the coding sequence TTGCCTGAGGAGCGAACGCTCGTCATCGATTGTGCCAGCGAGGCCTGTTCGGCCGCGCTGGTCGAGGGCAGGCGCATCGTCGATTTCCGGCACGAGGTGATCGGCCGCGGCCATGTCGAACGGCTCGTCCCGCTGATCGCCGAACTGGCCGATAGCGGCCGCGCGGCGTCGATCGCGGTCGGTTGCGGCCCCGGCAGCTTCGCCGGGGTGCGGATCGGCGTCGCGGCGGCGCGCGCGCTGGCGCTCGGCTGGGGCGTGCCGGTGCAGGGCTTTTCGACTCTCGCGCTCGTCGCCGCTGGCGCGGCTTCGGCGATCGCCGAAGCGCGCGGCGCGCTGATCGTGATGGAGGGCGGGCACGGGCAATGGTTTGTTCAGCCCTTTGCCGCCGACCTGACCCCGCGCGCCGACCTCCGCTCACTGCTTCCCGACGAAGCGATTCGGGCCGCGGACGAGCTGGTGATCGGCAGCCGCGCCGAGGCGTTCGTGACACGCCGCGGAACCGGCCGCGCCCTGGCCGTCCTGCCCGACGCCCGCGCCTTCCCGAGCCTGCCGGCGCCCGCACTTTTCACGAACCCCAGCCCGATCTATGGCCGCGCGCCCGATGCCAAGCCGATGGCGGCGGCATGA
- a CDS encoding MucR family transcriptional regulator yields MSDQADTNEMLVTLTADIVAAHVSNNSVAISDLAILINNVHAALSNLGDKPVVEEKLVPAVSIRASVKPDYITCLEDGKKLKMLRRHLMTHYGMTPDDYRAKWGLPADYPMVAPNYAEKRRALAKEIGLGTKGRGGGRKRTKA; encoded by the coding sequence ATGTCGGATCAAGCCGATACCAATGAAATGCTCGTGACGCTGACCGCCGATATTGTTGCGGCGCATGTCAGCAACAACAGCGTCGCCATTTCGGATCTCGCCATTTTGATCAACAATGTGCATGCGGCGCTGTCGAACCTGGGCGACAAGCCGGTGGTCGAGGAAAAGCTGGTGCCCGCGGTGTCGATCCGTGCGTCGGTGAAGCCCGACTACATCACCTGCCTCGAGGACGGCAAGAAGCTCAAGATGCTGCGCCGCCACCTGATGACGCATTATGGCATGACCCCCGACGATTATCGCGCCAAATGGGGCCTGCCCGCCGACTATCCGATGGTGGCGCCCAACTATGCCGAAAAGCGCCGCGCGCTCGCCAAGGAAATCGGCCTCGGCACCAAGGGCCGCGGCGGCGGGCGCAAGCGCACCAAGGCCTGA